One Sphingomonas sp. SUN039 genomic window carries:
- a CDS encoding alpha/beta hydrolase: MRTLVLAGVLALLPVAAAPQSPQLPAPDTLPGGARWTAEVPPNWNGTLLLWSRGYSSNVGNPEAAPKAIRAELLAAGYALAGSDYGSGGWALAEAIPAQRATIAAFAARHGKPRRIIGWGYSMGGLVTTALAEQRVPIIDGGAALCASIGGATGMMNMALDGAFAFRTLVAPDSDIRVTGIDDDRANGARVDAALAAAISSPQGRARVALAGVLAGLPGWSNASAPEPAPADYAAQVVQMARSFTMGVYLPRVDQERRAGGIFSWNTGVDYRAQLALSGRRALVARLYRDAGLDLDGDLARLNAAPRIAAQPGAVAYMMRNYTPTARPHVPLLAVQKVGDGATSPSLQRGYAEAARSRGVQSLWLREAGHCNFTGAQVLASIRHVEARLATGRWPARPAGFVTHTPPPMLRPCVSGGRCR; the protein is encoded by the coding sequence ATGCGGACGCTTGTTCTTGCCGGAGTCCTGGCGTTGCTGCCGGTCGCGGCTGCGCCGCAATCGCCGCAACTGCCCGCACCCGATACGCTCCCCGGGGGTGCGCGCTGGACGGCCGAAGTGCCGCCGAACTGGAACGGCACGCTGCTGTTATGGAGCCGTGGCTATTCGTCGAACGTCGGCAATCCCGAGGCCGCACCCAAAGCGATCCGGGCCGAGCTGCTGGCGGCGGGCTATGCGCTGGCGGGGTCGGACTATGGGTCGGGCGGATGGGCGCTGGCGGAGGCGATCCCGGCCCAGCGCGCGACAATTGCCGCGTTCGCCGCCCGCCATGGCAAGCCGCGGCGCATCATCGGCTGGGGCTATTCGATGGGCGGGCTGGTGACGACGGCGCTGGCCGAACAGCGCGTGCCCATCATCGATGGCGGCGCGGCACTGTGCGCCTCGATCGGCGGCGCGACCGGCATGATGAACATGGCGCTCGACGGGGCGTTTGCGTTTCGCACTTTGGTCGCGCCCGACAGCGATATCCGTGTGACCGGAATCGACGACGACCGGGCAAATGGCGCGCGCGTCGATGCGGCGCTCGCGGCCGCGATTTCATCACCGCAGGGGCGGGCGCGGGTCGCGCTGGCCGGGGTGCTGGCGGGATTGCCCGGCTGGTCGAATGCGAGCGCGCCCGAACCTGCACCCGCCGATTACGCTGCCCAGGTAGTGCAGATGGCGCGCAGTTTCACGATGGGGGTGTACCTGCCCCGCGTCGATCAGGAACGTCGCGCGGGTGGCATTTTCTCGTGGAATACGGGCGTGGATTATCGCGCGCAGCTTGCACTGTCGGGGCGGCGGGCACTGGTGGCGCGGCTTTACCGCGATGCGGGGCTCGACCTGGACGGGGATCTGGCGCGCCTGAACGCCGCGCCGCGCATCGCTGCACAACCGGGGGCCGTCGCCTATATGATGCGCAACTACACGCCGACCGCGCGGCCGCATGTCCCGCTGCTGGCCGTGCAAAAGGTCGGCGATGGTGCGACCTCGCCGTCGTTGCAGCGCGGCTATGCCGAGGCAGCGCGGAGTCGTGGCGTGCAAAGCCTGTGGCTGCGCGAAGCCGGGCATTGCAACTTCACCGGCGCGCAGGTGCTGGCGAGCATCCGCCACGTCGAGGCGCGCCTCGCGACCGGGCGCTGGCCCGCGCGTCCGGCTGGGTTCGTTACCCACACCCCGCCACCGATGCTACGTCCCTGCGTTAGCGGTGGCCGCTGCCGTTAG
- a CDS encoding cytochrome P450 produces the protein MADYDPLAPEDFDTPHRVFADLRARCPVAHSEAFGGFWMLTRHADIRAVLDDPLEFTTTVRNVVPGSAATRRRPPLHLDPPEQTPYRRAIDRALGPRRVAAIVPVVEHHARALLGDYVAAGGGDLVEGYGSPLPALALADWFVLTPAQTERLWRTAQKFVRAWEAFDVAAVEVASNILYEIARELVAARRLAPLDPDSDPVTSLLEARDADGAPLPDDMLVGCVRQILVVGLVAPPVFLGSVAVHLARDPALQAHLRADPALIPAATEEFLRLYTPYRGFARTSRSGLDLHRVHVPVGEPIALAYASANRDEAVFEAPDEFRLNRANINEHLAFGRGPHRCAGMAMARTMLQVAIRELLAATTTIRLDGAPRMSGMPEVGPVFVPLQVG, from the coding sequence ATGGCCGATTACGATCCCCTGGCACCCGAAGATTTCGACACGCCGCACCGCGTGTTTGCCGACCTGCGCGCGCGCTGTCCGGTCGCGCACAGCGAGGCGTTCGGGGGCTTCTGGATGCTGACGCGCCATGCCGATATCAGGGCCGTGCTCGACGATCCGCTCGAATTCACGACGACGGTCCGCAACGTCGTGCCGGGCAGTGCCGCGACCCGCCGACGTCCGCCGCTGCATCTCGATCCGCCCGAACAGACGCCGTACCGACGCGCCATCGACCGCGCGCTGGGGCCGCGCCGGGTGGCGGCCATCGTGCCGGTCGTCGAACATCATGCGCGCGCGCTGCTGGGCGATTATGTCGCGGCAGGGGGCGGCGATCTGGTCGAAGGATATGGCAGCCCGCTGCCTGCGCTCGCGCTTGCCGACTGGTTCGTGCTGACGCCAGCGCAGACGGAACGGCTGTGGCGGACCGCGCAGAAATTCGTCCGGGCCTGGGAAGCGTTCGATGTCGCGGCGGTCGAGGTCGCCAGCAATATTCTCTACGAAATCGCGCGCGAACTGGTCGCGGCGCGGCGGCTCGCGCCGCTCGATCCCGACAGCGATCCGGTCACGTCGCTGCTCGAGGCGCGGGACGCGGACGGCGCGCCGTTGCCCGACGACATGCTGGTCGGCTGTGTGCGACAGATCCTCGTCGTCGGGCTGGTCGCGCCGCCGGTGTTTCTGGGCAGCGTCGCCGTCCACCTCGCGCGCGATCCGGCGCTGCAGGCGCACTTGCGCGCCGATCCGGCGTTGATTCCGGCGGCGACCGAGGAGTTTCTGCGGCTCTACACACCCTATCGCGGCTTTGCCCGGACGTCGCGCAGCGGCCTCGACCTGCACCGGGTGCATGTGCCGGTCGGCGAGCCCATCGCGCTCGCCTATGCCTCGGCAAACCGCGACGAAGCGGTGTTCGAAGCCCCCGACGAATTTCGCCTGAACCGTGCCAATATCAACGAGCATCTCGCCTTCGGTCGCGGGCCGCATCGCTGTGCCGGCATGGCGATGGCGCGGACCATGTTGCAGGTCGCGATCCGCGAGCTGCTTGCTGCCACCACGACGATCCGGCTCGACGGTGCCCCGCGCATGAGCGGGATGCCCGAGGTCGGGCCGGTCTTCGTGCCGTTGCAGGTCGGCTGA
- a CDS encoding MFS transporter, translated as MADGDTIYAKVRLHVVAPLAVLIVLSSIDRVNVSFAALHMNDDIGLGPKAYGLGASIFFVGYLLCQLPSMAVLRRIGPRRWIGASVACWGLVAAAMAFIQTPMQFYTLRFLLGVFESGFAPGVVWYVSQWLPPAYRSRSIGLTLLAIPASVIVGGPLSGALMKVSLAGIEGWRVMFFIEGAATMLGGIAAWFWFVDRPAQARWLSDDERGWVAGAQPAASAQTAGETSYLAHLANPLLWLCAVLWFVLVGGANAIIFWLPTAIKAAGTTDTLVVGVLSALPWIAIGTGMIVGARRSDLSGNRTGYVALAAGIAATGFVAAAVAGPNAAGLALLVAGCFGLGAAQGIYWAIPTAFNFGRDPRAIATINLIGNLNGIVVPAAIGWVVATTGSMVQPMVMLALALVTGTIIAVVLGRRRAIVDDPTKLL; from the coding sequence ATGGCCGACGGCGATACGATCTACGCAAAGGTACGGCTGCACGTCGTTGCGCCGCTTGCGGTGCTCATCGTCCTCAGTTCGATCGACCGCGTGAATGTCAGCTTCGCCGCGCTGCACATGAACGACGATATCGGCCTCGGCCCCAAGGCCTATGGCCTCGGCGCGAGCATTTTTTTCGTCGGCTATCTGCTGTGCCAGTTGCCGAGCATGGCCGTGCTGCGGCGGATCGGGCCGCGCCGCTGGATCGGCGCCAGCGTGGCGTGCTGGGGGCTGGTGGCGGCGGCGATGGCGTTCATCCAGACTCCGATGCAATTCTACACGCTGCGCTTCCTCCTCGGCGTCTTCGAAAGCGGTTTTGCCCCAGGCGTCGTCTGGTATGTCAGCCAATGGCTGCCACCCGCCTATCGCAGCCGCTCGATCGGCCTGACCCTGCTCGCCATTCCCGCGTCGGTGATCGTTGGCGGGCCGCTGTCGGGCGCGTTGATGAAAGTATCGCTGGCCGGGATCGAGGGCTGGCGCGTGATGTTTTTCATCGAAGGCGCGGCGACGATGCTCGGCGGCATCGCTGCATGGTTTTGGTTCGTCGACCGGCCTGCCCAGGCGCGCTGGCTATCGGACGACGAGCGCGGCTGGGTCGCGGGCGCACAACCGGCCGCTAGCGCGCAGACCGCCGGCGAAACATCCTATCTCGCCCACCTCGCCAACCCGCTGCTGTGGTTGTGCGCGGTGCTGTGGTTTGTGCTGGTCGGCGGCGCGAACGCGATCATCTTCTGGCTGCCCACGGCGATCAAGGCGGCGGGAACCACCGACACTCTGGTGGTCGGGGTGCTGAGCGCGCTGCCCTGGATTGCCATCGGAACCGGTATGATCGTCGGCGCGCGGCGGTCGGACCTCAGCGGCAATCGCACCGGCTATGTGGCACTTGCCGCCGGGATTGCGGCCACGGGATTCGTGGCCGCCGCAGTGGCCGGACCTAATGCGGCGGGATTGGCATTGCTCGTTGCGGGATGCTTCGGCCTCGGCGCGGCACAGGGAATCTACTGGGCAATCCCGACCGCCTTCAACTTCGGCCGCGACCCGCGCGCCATCGCGACGATCAACCTGATCGGCAATCTTAACGGCATTGTTGTCCCCGCCGCGATCGGCTGGGTCGTGGCAACCACGGGCAGCATGGTGCAGCCGATGGTTATGCTGGCACTCGCCCTGGTGACCGGCACTATCATCGCCGTGGTGCTGGGCCGCCGTCGCGCGATTGTTGACGATCCAACAAAACTGTTATAA
- a CDS encoding CocE/NonD family hydrolase, with translation MRRAAAALALASFATSGLAQEVAPPVAIAAPPHVRTSIYVPVRDGTRLAMNIYQPAMDGVATPGRKPVIFAFTPYRARFRNADGKIVETALTPRTSIVGLLRAGYVVAVADIRGKGASFGTRRGFQDRTEALDGRDLIEWLAKQPFSTGKVGMMGCSYLGGTTFQVATTTPPSLKAVFVGASEIDKYGFVRRGGITAQFNTRADEPLSDDLMSLPVDGDDGTLLKAAVAQHAGNTPMGPLWYGMPYRDSVSPLTGNPFWNEVAVYTYVGAIKKAGIATYFWSNWRDEPTAQVLQAAATLGGKFIAAPGGHCNPPDDFDLQGEVVRYFDHYLKGVDNGIEREPRATYAVEGRPAAQKWVRSNALPGVGEPHRTYYLTAAGTLDTRPGAAGTRHFTTDYTLPPAEQFAFWVTPQGEHGLNWTGAALPAPMTSIGYPVIDVIASVDKTDAPLFAYLEVVAADGSADVVSFGRLSAAQRKEAKAPYDTLGTPWNSGLKTDARPMVPGKPAQLRFALTPISRVIQAGARLRVALTGADPRQRNLQQIRQTPAPGWTIHSATLDLPARMDR, from the coding sequence ATGAGGCGCGCCGCCGCCGCGCTCGCGCTGGCGAGCTTCGCCACCAGTGGACTCGCCCAGGAAGTCGCCCCGCCCGTCGCGATCGCCGCGCCGCCGCATGTCCGTACCTCGATCTATGTGCCGGTGCGCGACGGCACACGGCTGGCGATGAATATCTACCAGCCTGCTATGGACGGTGTGGCCACGCCCGGCCGCAAACCGGTTATCTTTGCCTTTACCCCGTATCGCGCACGGTTCCGCAATGCGGACGGCAAGATCGTCGAGACCGCGCTGACGCCGCGCACCAGCATCGTCGGGCTATTGCGCGCGGGCTATGTCGTCGCCGTCGCCGATATTCGCGGCAAGGGCGCTTCGTTCGGGACGCGGCGCGGATTCCAGGACCGGACCGAAGCGCTCGACGGGCGCGACCTGATCGAATGGCTGGCGAAGCAGCCCTTTTCGACCGGCAAGGTCGGCATGATGGGGTGTTCGTACCTCGGCGGTACGACGTTCCAGGTCGCGACCACCACCCCGCCCTCGCTGAAGGCCGTGTTCGTCGGCGCGAGCGAGATCGACAAATACGGTTTCGTGCGGCGCGGCGGCATCACTGCGCAGTTCAACACGCGCGCCGACGAACCGCTGTCCGACGACCTGATGAGCCTGCCGGTCGATGGCGATGACGGCACCCTGCTGAAGGCCGCCGTCGCGCAGCATGCGGGCAACACCCCGATGGGACCCTTGTGGTACGGCATGCCCTATCGCGACAGCGTATCGCCGCTGACCGGCAACCCGTTCTGGAACGAAGTCGCGGTCTATACCTACGTCGGCGCGATCAAGAAAGCGGGGATCGCCACTTATTTCTGGAGCAACTGGCGCGACGAACCCACCGCACAAGTGCTCCAGGCAGCGGCCACCCTCGGCGGCAAGTTCATCGCCGCGCCGGGCGGGCATTGCAATCCGCCCGACGATTTCGACCTGCAAGGCGAAGTCGTCCGCTACTTCGATCACTATCTGAAGGGCGTGGACAACGGCATCGAGCGAGAGCCGCGCGCGACCTATGCCGTGGAGGGCAGGCCTGCCGCGCAGAAATGGGTTCGCAGCAACGCGTTGCCCGGCGTCGGCGAGCCGCACAGGACCTATTATCTGACTGCGGCGGGCACGCTGGATACGCGCCCCGGTGCTGCGGGTACCCGGCATTTCACGACCGACTACACCCTGCCTCCGGCCGAACAATTCGCTTTCTGGGTGACGCCGCAGGGCGAACACGGGCTGAACTGGACGGGTGCGGCGCTGCCGGCTCCGATGACGTCGATCGGCTACCCGGTCATCGATGTCATCGCGAGCGTCGACAAGACCGATGCGCCGCTGTTCGCCTATCTGGAGGTTGTGGCCGCCGACGGCAGCGCCGATGTCGTCTCGTTCGGGCGGCTATCCGCCGCGCAACGCAAGGAAGCCAAGGCGCCCTATGACACGCTCGGCACCCCGTGGAATTCCGGGCTGAAGACCGATGCGCGACCGATGGTGCCGGGCAAGCCCGCGCAGTTGCGGTTCGCGCTCACCCCGATCTCGCGCGTCATTCAGGCGGGCGCAAGACTGCGCGTTGCTCTGACCGGTGCCGACCCCCGCCAGCGCAACCTTCAGCAAATCCGCCAGACGCCCGCGCCGGGCTGGACGATCCACAGTGCCACGCTCGATTTGCCCGCGCGCATGGATCGTTGA